In Meiothermus ruber DSM 1279, the following proteins share a genomic window:
- a CDS encoding RRXRR domain-containing protein, which yields MVFVLDKRKKPLMPCSEKRARFLLTRGRAFVVLPILLRVPSHLNSRLCWKLTADATASKSSGMTLSFLIVQSVVFFRA from the coding sequence ATGGTTTTCGTGCTGGACAAAAGAAAAAAGCCGCTCATGCCTTGCAGCGAGAAGCGTGCTCGGTTCCTGCTCACCCGAGGCCGGGCGTTTGTAGTTCTACCTATATTGTTAAGAGTCCCGAGTCATCTAAATTCGAGGCTATGCTGGAAGTTAACCGCCGATGCAACAGCATCGAAGAGCTCAGGCATGACCCTGAGCTTCTTGATAGTCCAGTCGGTCGTGTTTTTCCGGGCGTGA
- a CDS encoding FAD-dependent oxidoreductase encodes MLEVNRRCNSIEELRHDPELLDSPVGRVFPGVNHSLRAVRPDLPPTSADIVIIGGGIIGSGIACHLWHVPSLRRRMILLEKHSFLAGQFFQAMNATGQRVMRSPYEHHIAPDGDMQMLDFARLHLDQLTSLEREQVWLGLSGQRAVVPLDVFIGHSTHMIGVHQLRKIAYRARVISVRPDPGRDGYLIATAEGPVIRAKTVILAAGNREAVWPQVFSEAARRYPAQVCSVYAKPALNPGQTIAVVGSGLSAAHTILRALEAGARPVWILRREERYRCADFDTAYFRTEGIARFRRLPSLARKVGTLLEESRGSIMLEFLPRLGSLEEAGVLRVHRHATVLAVRASASGRLELNLSSGADEHVDLVILATGLSPDTQLLPDEVELLADRYPVLEDGTLEVSGHPGLFAAGPLASLTLGPAAKNVDGARLAAQVIIPALIEKFSGSRPASFTVRGNFAVSFPLKAGVR; translated from the coding sequence ATGCTGGAAGTTAACCGCCGATGCAACAGCATCGAAGAGCTCAGGCATGACCCTGAGCTTCTTGATAGTCCAGTCGGTCGTGTTTTTCCGGGCGTGAATCATTCACTCCGGGCGGTTCGCCCCGACCTACCCCCAACTTCAGCAGATATCGTGATTATTGGAGGCGGGATTATTGGCAGCGGCATAGCCTGCCACCTCTGGCACGTACCCAGCCTGCGGCGCCGGATGATCCTGCTGGAGAAACACTCCTTCCTCGCTGGGCAGTTCTTCCAGGCCATGAACGCCACCGGGCAAAGGGTCATGCGCAGCCCCTACGAGCACCACATCGCCCCGGACGGCGACATGCAGATGCTAGACTTCGCTCGTCTTCACCTCGACCAGTTGACGTCGCTCGAGCGCGAGCAGGTCTGGCTGGGCCTCTCGGGCCAGCGCGCCGTAGTCCCGCTCGACGTGTTCATCGGCCACTCGACCCACATGATCGGGGTACATCAGCTCCGCAAGATCGCCTACCGCGCGCGGGTAATCTCGGTTAGACCTGACCCGGGGCGGGACGGATATCTGATCGCTACCGCCGAGGGGCCGGTCATCCGGGCCAAGACAGTCATCCTGGCAGCGGGCAACCGCGAGGCTGTGTGGCCGCAGGTTTTCTCGGAGGCTGCCCGCCGCTATCCCGCGCAGGTGTGTTCGGTATACGCGAAGCCAGCGCTCAACCCGGGCCAGACGATCGCCGTCGTCGGTAGTGGGCTCAGCGCGGCCCACACCATCCTCCGGGCGCTCGAGGCCGGAGCACGGCCCGTGTGGATCCTACGCCGCGAGGAGCGTTACCGGTGTGCCGATTTCGACACGGCTTATTTCCGAACGGAGGGTATTGCGCGGTTCCGGCGGCTGCCTAGCCTGGCCCGGAAGGTCGGTACGTTGCTGGAGGAATCCCGTGGCAGCATCATGCTGGAGTTCCTGCCGCGGCTGGGCAGCCTAGAAGAAGCGGGCGTCTTACGGGTTCACCGTCATGCCACGGTGTTGGCTGTCCGAGCATCAGCCAGCGGCCGCCTCGAACTCAACCTGTCATCGGGCGCCGATGAGCATGTGGACTTGGTGATTTTGGCGACCGGCCTATCCCCTGACACGCAGCTTCTGCCGGATGAGGTCGAGCTCCTCGCCGATCGTTACCCGGTCCTGGAGGACGGCACGCTTGAGGTCAGCGGCCACCCAGGCCTCTTCGCAGCCGGGCCACTGGCCTCTTTGACGCTTGGTCCCGCCGCCAAGAACGTGGATGGGGCTAGGCTGGCCGCACAAGTGATCATCCCGGCACTCATCGAAAAATTCAGTGGCAGCCGTCCAGCTTCCTTCACGGTTCGGGGGAATTTCGCCGTCAGTTTCCCGCTGAAGGCAGGTGTGCGATGA
- a CDS encoding DUF6423 family protein, giving the protein MAATIDMESRTIMVSGAIDVNRVTIVMRVPIPEPGEYTLVKAETNLTDEPWLCWQITLGEGVSLPLQNPTNLLLSRQFRKAKYLADRGAILFWDGEVRPGDAIFKMARLNISGNYMILSHNRGGLTDGIFDEDEDESDDTGLEQDTPRIDLPGALDRYYEHITRHGFGDDLPKIEVETPVRIVQPGEIDILSFTNLPQAHSGGIRPRERA; this is encoded by the coding sequence ATGGCGGCTACCATCGACATGGAGAGCCGCACCATCATGGTCTCAGGGGCGATTGATGTCAACCGGGTCACTATCGTCATGCGGGTGCCGATCCCGGAGCCCGGGGAATACACGCTGGTCAAGGCGGAGACCAACCTGACCGATGAGCCCTGGCTGTGCTGGCAGATCACCCTCGGAGAAGGGGTTTCGCTCCCGCTGCAAAACCCTACGAATCTGCTGCTTTCGCGCCAATTCCGCAAGGCCAAGTACCTGGCGGACCGGGGCGCGATCCTTTTCTGGGATGGCGAGGTCCGTCCGGGCGACGCCATCTTCAAGATGGCGCGGCTGAACATCTCCGGCAACTACATGATCCTGTCGCATAACCGCGGGGGGTTAACCGACGGCATCTTTGACGAAGACGAGGACGAGTCCGACGATACCGGGCTTGAGCAGGACACCCCGCGGATCGACCTGCCCGGGGCCTTGGACCGCTACTACGAGCACATCACGAGGCACGGCTTCGGTGACGATCTGCCCAAGATTGAGGTCGAAACACCGGTAAGGATCGTGCAGCCTGGGGAAATCGACATCCTCTCCTTCACGAACCTCCCCCAAGCCCATTCGGGCGGCATCCGGCCGCGGGAGCGAGCCTGA
- a CDS encoding ABC transporter ATP-binding protein, translating into MIVLEGVSKRYRVLEPGRGLGGFVRSLVKPRYREITALDNISLTVPQGQVVGYIGPNGAGKSTTIKIIAGIVRPSAGRVVVAGRDPFRQRTAHQLELGVVMGHRTRLFWDLPVLESLRYHAKVYRLSQSGLDQRIGAMARQFGIEGLLSQPVRQLSLGQRVRCDLALAFLHHPRVLLLDEPTIGLDFDSKALLRSAIRQVASDLQTTVILTSHDLDDVEALSDRIVLLDEGRVLYDGTLRQLRAQHGVLPELRLRLEAGADQVRAWLEGLGGVREVYTHDGWVCVAHEGGGAPAAVLARLLPQTPVREMTTHEPSIEEVLRRVYRGAR; encoded by the coding sequence ATGATTGTCCTGGAGGGGGTTTCCAAACGCTACCGGGTGCTCGAGCCCGGGCGTGGCCTCGGGGGCTTCGTGCGGAGCCTGGTGAAGCCGCGTTACCGGGAAATTACCGCCCTGGACAACATCAGCCTCACCGTCCCGCAGGGGCAGGTGGTCGGCTACATCGGACCCAACGGGGCAGGCAAGTCCACAACCATCAAGATCATCGCGGGGATCGTCCGCCCCTCGGCGGGTCGGGTTGTTGTGGCGGGCCGAGACCCGTTCCGCCAGCGCACCGCCCACCAGCTGGAACTCGGGGTGGTGATGGGCCACCGCACCCGGCTTTTCTGGGACCTGCCGGTGCTGGAGTCGCTCCGCTACCACGCCAAGGTGTATCGCCTCAGCCAGAGTGGATTGGATCAGCGCATCGGTGCCATGGCCCGGCAATTCGGCATCGAGGGGTTGCTCTCGCAGCCGGTACGCCAGCTGAGCCTTGGACAGCGCGTCCGGTGCGACTTGGCCCTCGCCTTCCTCCACCACCCCAGGGTGCTCCTGCTCGATGAGCCTACCATCGGCCTGGACTTCGACAGCAAGGCGTTGCTGCGGTCCGCTATCCGTCAGGTGGCCTCTGATCTACAGACGACCGTCATCCTGACGTCGCACGACTTGGACGATGTTGAAGCCTTGAGCGATCGTATCGTCCTGCTCGACGAGGGCCGAGTCCTCTACGACGGAACCCTCCGACAACTCCGAGCCCAGCACGGCGTACTCCCCGAGCTCCGGCTAAGGCTCGAAGCCGGGGCGGATCAGGTGCGCGCTTGGCTTGAGGGGCTGGGCGGAGTACGGGAGGTCTACACCCACGACGGCTGGGTGTGCGTCGCCCATGAGGGGGGAGGAGCCCCTGCGGCTGTGCTTGCGCGCCTTCTTCCACAAACCCCGGTCAGGGAGATGACCACCCACGAACCCTCGATCGAGGAGGTACTCCGGCGGGTCTACCGGGGAGCAAGGTAG
- a CDS encoding ABC transporter permease: MIPYTANLRVGFQLALAYRRAAAVWVVGELALLVAFYFLWRAVFLSVPAGSFADRDFAAFYLYLLTARLAARFTGGPAWGFFAQRVRVGTVVYDLVQPVELEYALLARWLGQKAGQLVMALPAYATAAFVSGAWSAGEWRLGWFFLSLVVGFACAYFFEFLMSLSAFYTSAQQGINEAKALVVALLSGAFFPIDLLPDRYALLASLLPFQAFIYLPARMLQPSMPESEIFRGLAVQLFWLLVLAASSRFLLGRVRQRFNVQGG; this comes from the coding sequence ATGATCCCTTATACCGCCAACCTCCGTGTCGGATTTCAGCTGGCCCTCGCATACCGTAGAGCGGCCGCGGTCTGGGTCGTCGGAGAGCTGGCGCTCCTGGTGGCATTTTACTTTTTGTGGCGCGCGGTTTTCCTTTCCGTACCCGCAGGGTCATTTGCGGATCGGGACTTCGCTGCTTTCTACTTGTACTTATTGACCGCGCGACTCGCAGCGCGATTCACCGGCGGGCCTGCCTGGGGGTTCTTTGCCCAGCGCGTCCGTGTGGGAACCGTTGTGTACGACTTGGTACAGCCGGTCGAACTGGAGTATGCCCTCCTAGCCCGGTGGTTAGGGCAGAAGGCCGGACAGTTGGTCATGGCGCTGCCGGCCTACGCCACCGCAGCGTTCGTCTCCGGGGCCTGGAGCGCTGGCGAGTGGCGGTTGGGGTGGTTCTTCCTGAGCCTGGTGGTGGGTTTTGCCTGTGCCTACTTTTTCGAGTTCTTGATGAGCCTCTCGGCTTTCTACACTAGCGCGCAGCAGGGGATCAACGAAGCCAAGGCCCTGGTCGTGGCGCTCCTGAGCGGGGCATTTTTCCCCATTGACCTGCTGCCGGATCGCTACGCCCTTCTAGCCAGTCTGCTGCCTTTCCAGGCCTTTATCTACCTTCCTGCGCGCATGCTGCAGCCGTCCATGCCGGAGAGCGAGATCTTCCGCGGACTGGCGGTGCAGCTGTTCTGGCTCCTGGTGCTTGCTGCAAGCTCCCGCTTCCTCCTCGGACGAGTACGCCAGCGGTTCAACGTGCAAGGAGGATAA
- a CDS encoding ABC transporter permease: protein MTHYLALALAALRLQFATWKQYRVDYTAGVLTVLLEQALTLVLFSVIFTHVPQVRGWTFPEMLVLYGLNRMALGLADTLGESLWWVGSYAQDGSLLLYKLRPLGVLFQLLTERIHFERISGCLTGLILVLHGASAAGVEWTAGKVATVLLFVLLGAFIYLGLMILGAAVAMRVIGSLDAITTLWSLTEFAKYPLPIFGRTGAFLLTFVVPLALTGYVPAALLLDEHTRTAGTIALAEALVAAGAFFGLCLLAWSWALRAYEGTGN from the coding sequence ATGACCCACTACCTCGCCCTCGCGCTGGCCGCCCTGAGGCTGCAATTCGCGACCTGGAAGCAGTACCGGGTGGACTATACCGCTGGCGTGCTCACCGTGCTCCTGGAGCAGGCCCTGACCCTGGTGCTTTTCTCCGTCATCTTCACACACGTGCCGCAAGTCCGCGGCTGGACCTTCCCCGAGATGCTCGTGCTTTACGGGTTGAACCGAATGGCGCTCGGCCTTGCCGACACTCTGGGGGAGAGCCTATGGTGGGTCGGCAGCTACGCCCAGGACGGCAGCCTGCTGCTCTACAAGCTCCGTCCGCTCGGGGTACTCTTCCAGCTCCTCACTGAGCGGATCCACTTCGAGCGGATTTCAGGATGCCTGACCGGGCTGATCCTGGTCCTCCATGGAGCGTCCGCGGCCGGGGTGGAATGGACTGCCGGTAAGGTTGCCACGGTCCTCTTATTTGTTCTCCTGGGCGCGTTCATCTATCTCGGGCTCATGATCCTGGGGGCTGCCGTAGCCATGCGGGTCATCGGCAGTTTGGACGCCATCACGACCTTGTGGAGCTTAACCGAGTTCGCCAAGTACCCGCTTCCCATCTTCGGTCGAACCGGGGCCTTTCTCCTGACGTTCGTCGTCCCGCTGGCGCTGACCGGCTATGTTCCTGCCGCTCTCCTGCTCGACGAGCACACACGCACAGCAGGCACCATCGCCCTTGCCGAGGCTTTGGTCGCTGCCGGCGCGTTCTTCGGCTTGTGCCTGCTGGCGTGGTCGTGGGCCCTCCGCGCTTATGAGGGGACTGGGAACTGA
- a CDS encoding aldo/keto reductase: MGMRYRKVGKWGLQVSEIALGAWASFGDCVKDVGEVKKIVCLAYESGVNFFDNADTYANGCAEELMGSVLAEYPRSTLVLASKAGWPVSGCPNSQGLSRKHLRASLQASLQRLRTDYLDIYFAHRHDPDVPLEEIVTTMSAFVDQGLILYWGTSEWPVARLAGACEFARANGLHPPICEQVDYSILYRKRWENTLAPEAEPLGLGLMATSPLAMGVLTGKYDDGIPPGSRLARHKVLKEALLTPHNLARVRELAAVAAEHGMTRAQLALAWVLRRKELSCAIVGATGIGQLQENLGAAGVVLAPEAVAQIERIIGGKSSTASTT, encoded by the coding sequence ATGGGCATGAGGTATCGCAAGGTCGGTAAGTGGGGCCTTCAGGTCTCCGAGATCGCCCTGGGTGCCTGGGCCAGCTTCGGAGATTGCGTGAAGGATGTGGGCGAGGTCAAGAAGATCGTGTGTCTGGCCTACGAGTCCGGCGTCAACTTCTTCGATAACGCGGACACCTATGCGAACGGATGCGCTGAAGAACTCATGGGCAGCGTGCTCGCCGAGTACCCACGCAGCACCCTCGTCCTCGCCTCGAAGGCGGGATGGCCTGTGTCCGGGTGTCCCAATAGCCAGGGCCTCTCCCGCAAGCACCTGCGCGCCTCTCTGCAGGCCAGCCTTCAAAGGCTACGAACGGATTATCTGGATATCTACTTTGCTCACCGCCACGACCCGGATGTACCCCTCGAGGAGATTGTCACGACCATGAGCGCGTTCGTTGATCAGGGGCTTATCCTCTACTGGGGAACCAGCGAGTGGCCTGTCGCACGGCTGGCGGGTGCATGCGAGTTTGCCAGGGCGAATGGGCTGCATCCACCTATCTGCGAGCAGGTTGACTACTCGATCCTTTACAGGAAGCGGTGGGAAAACACCCTGGCGCCGGAGGCGGAGCCGCTCGGATTGGGCTTGATGGCCACGAGCCCGTTGGCGATGGGGGTGCTCACCGGGAAGTACGACGACGGGATCCCCCCCGGTAGCCGGTTGGCCCGGCATAAGGTGCTGAAGGAAGCTCTGCTGACGCCTCACAACCTCGCTCGTGTGCGGGAATTGGCGGCGGTCGCTGCCGAGCACGGAATGACCCGGGCTCAGCTCGCGCTAGCTTGGGTTTTGCGACGCAAGGAGCTTTCATGCGCCATCGTGGGAGCCACCGGGATAGGGCAGCTTCAGGAAAACCTTGGTGCGGCCGGGGTAGTGCTCGCACCCGAGGCCGTGGCACAGATCGAGCGGATTATAGGTGGCAAAAGCTCAACCGCGAGCACCACTTGA
- a CDS encoding kanamycin nucleotidyltransferase C-terminal domain-containing protein, with protein MHARDKPLPILRATTRRERLERARHIADWILGHYSDAVVAIGIYGSTARGSDEPYSDLEMSVLMRSSPTPGRDERYVQGLKISVEFHTVGSVYRRLQRVDLTWPLCVDQFVSVLSLYDPEGHWPKLKLLVDQLPSGSFVQAIREGIVGELLENFAKLENARKRDDAPAMRWIAWNLAWDVAMISALMNRAYFTSWSRTPDEILRLPSLLPAVKSLVEKFRNGDLRSAKGLHRCCEAAVRGVVQHVATLGVHVQVEPSLAGPPREQIGGGGPGSKR; from the coding sequence ATGCACGCACGGGACAAACCTCTCCCGATCCTCCGAGCAACTACCCGCCGGGAACGCCTCGAGAGGGCCCGGCACATCGCAGATTGGATCCTGGGCCATTACTCGGACGCGGTTGTGGCCATCGGAATCTATGGGTCCACCGCACGGGGCTCCGACGAGCCCTACTCCGACCTGGAGATGTCGGTCCTCATGCGAAGCTCACCCACCCCCGGCAGGGACGAGCGCTACGTGCAAGGGCTCAAAATCAGCGTCGAATTCCACACCGTGGGGTCGGTCTACCGGCGCCTGCAGCGGGTAGACCTGACCTGGCCCTTGTGCGTAGACCAGTTTGTCTCGGTCTTATCCCTGTACGACCCGGAGGGGCACTGGCCCAAGCTAAAGCTGCTCGTTGATCAGCTGCCGTCCGGATCGTTCGTGCAAGCCATTCGCGAGGGGATCGTGGGGGAATTGTTGGAGAACTTCGCCAAGCTGGAGAATGCCCGAAAACGCGACGACGCCCCTGCAATGCGATGGATCGCCTGGAACCTCGCGTGGGATGTGGCCATGATCTCCGCCCTCATGAACCGGGCATACTTCACCTCTTGGTCGCGCACACCCGACGAGATCCTCCGACTGCCGTCGCTGCTGCCCGCGGTTAAGAGCCTCGTGGAGAAGTTCCGCAACGGCGATCTGCGCAGCGCCAAGGGGCTCCATCGTTGTTGCGAAGCCGCAGTGAGGGGGGTTGTGCAACATGTGGCAACCCTTGGCGTCCACGTCCAAGTCGAACCGTCCCTGGCAGGACCTCCCCGGGAGCAGATCGGGGGAGGTGGGCCCGGATCGAAACGATAA
- a CDS encoding cytochrome P450 — protein MDVLNEYALPLVLRVLAELQGVPESSFEELRAWIGVISSVSSSSPKEELLRANRAVAEYGQLVEGLAGEAGGSPQGTVLAGMLAARELGQVSQTEFVANLLALLDAGTQTTADFITNSVLVLLSHQDQLKLLREDPQLLGYAVQELLRFESPVQIVGRWATESFVFQGKGIERGQVVYLVLGSANRDPSWVSDPDRLDLKRKLDRTAAFGGGTHYCLGAPLARLIGGKALEILLQWKGSLSLQTSRLIWRPAFGFRGLTELRVSW, from the coding sequence ATGGATGTACTCAACGAGTATGCTCTTCCGCTGGTACTCAGGGTGTTGGCGGAATTGCAGGGCGTTCCGGAGAGTTCGTTCGAGGAGTTGCGCGCCTGGATCGGGGTGATCTCCAGTGTGAGCTCTTCCTCTCCCAAGGAAGAGCTTCTAAGAGCCAACCGGGCGGTGGCCGAGTATGGCCAGCTGGTAGAAGGACTCGCGGGGGAGGCTGGGGGGAGCCCCCAGGGAACCGTGCTGGCTGGCATGTTAGCTGCGCGGGAATTAGGACAGGTCAGCCAAACAGAATTCGTCGCGAACCTGCTGGCCTTGCTCGACGCTGGTACCCAGACCACCGCTGACTTCATTACGAACAGCGTGTTGGTACTCTTGAGCCACCAGGACCAGCTCAAGCTTCTCAGGGAGGACCCGCAGTTGCTGGGCTACGCAGTCCAGGAACTCTTGCGCTTCGAAAGCCCAGTGCAGATCGTTGGCCGCTGGGCAACTGAGAGCTTCGTTTTTCAGGGTAAAGGGATCGAGCGGGGCCAAGTCGTGTACCTAGTCCTGGGCTCGGCTAACCGTGATCCCAGCTGGGTGAGCGATCCGGACCGGCTTGACTTAAAAAGGAAGCTGGACCGTACAGCAGCCTTTGGCGGAGGAACCCACTATTGCCTAGGTGCCCCGCTAGCCCGCCTGATAGGGGGAAAAGCTCTAGAGATTCTTCTACAGTGGAAAGGCAGCTTGTCTTTGCAGACCAGCAGGCTTATATGGCGGCCCGCGTTCGGGTTTCGTGGGCTTACTGAGCTGAGGGTATCATGGTAA
- a CDS encoding IS5 family transposase has translation MASTRRSYPSDLSDAEWAILEPLIPAPKPGGRPAKVPRREIVSAILYVLENGIKWRAMPHDLPHWSTVYHYFRKWQKEGVWERVAQALVRWDREREGRQACPSALVMDSQSVKTTEKGGPGDTTGRRRSKGESGRTRGAVS, from the coding sequence GTGGCTTCTACACGGAGATCTTACCCCAGCGACCTGTCGGACGCGGAGTGGGCCATCCTGGAGCCGTTGATCCCCGCCCCCAAGCCCGGTGGCCGACCCGCAAAGGTGCCGAGGAGGGAGATCGTCAGCGCCATACTTTACGTCCTGGAAAACGGCATCAAGTGGCGGGCCATGCCCCATGACTTACCCCACTGGTCTACGGTCTACCACTACTTCCGCAAGTGGCAGAAGGAGGGGGTCTGGGAGCGGGTGGCCCAGGCCCTGGTCCGGTGGGATCGGGAGCGAGAAGGAAGGCAGGCTTGCCCCAGCGCTCTTGTCATGGATAGTCAGTCCGTCAAGACCACGGAAAAAGGGGGCCCCGGGGACACGACGGGGCGAAGAAGGTCAAAGGGAGAAAGCGGCAGAACACGGGGGGCCGTCTCTTGA
- a CDS encoding IS5/IS1182 family transposase, with product MAFVHPANEHDKWGGQALLLGMDLSLWPRVGKLFVDWGYRGLREVARGLGLELEVVARPYAGVRGVWVREGEEVPEIPREGGFKPLPKRWVVERTFAWMGRNRRLGKDYEYPPEVTEAWMYLGMIRLLVKRLARAA from the coding sequence ATGGCCTTTGTCCACCCGGCCAATGAGCACGACAAGTGGGGTGGGCAGGCGTTGCTTTTGGGGATGGACCTCTCCTTGTGGCCCCGGGTGGGCAAGCTCTTTGTGGACTGGGGCTACCGGGGTTTGCGGGAGGTGGCTAGGGGGCTGGGACTGGAGCTGGAGGTGGTGGCCCGTCCTTACGCGGGGGTGCGGGGGGTCTGGGTGCGGGAGGGGGAGGAGGTGCCGGAGATCCCGCGGGAGGGTGGGTTCAAGCCCCTGCCCAAGCGGTGGGTGGTGGAGCGGACCTTTGCCTGGATGGGGCGAAACCGACGGCTGGGGAAAGATTACGAGTACCCCCCTGAGGTAACGGAAGCCTGGATGTATTTAGGCATGATACGCTTGCTGGTGAAGCGGCTGGCCAGGGCCGCTTAA